The DNA region GCATTCTCCGCCTTCCTCGATCAATCCCTTCCGGATCACGTCTACTGGGTCCAGACCCAGGATCCCGGCTTTCCGGAGGGGACGCGGCTCGAGGCCGTTCCGCTCTCGGTGGCCCCCCTTCTTGAGCGGCTGCTCTATGCGGAGGGGCGCGCGCTCATCTTCACCAGCGCCACACTGACCCTGGCCGGCCGATTCCACTATTTCCAGAAGGCCTTGGGGCTGCGGGAACCCCGGACCCTTCTCCTCGATTCCTCCTTCGACTACGCGCGCCAGATGAAGGTCTACGTGCCGAGCCGCATCCCCGAGCCGTCGGAAGGCGCGGGCTACGAAGCGGCGATGGAGGCGTGGATCCGCTACTTCACCGCCCGGAGCGGCGGCGCGGCCTTCGTCCTCTTCACCAACCGGAAGACGCTCCTCAACATGGCCTCGCGTCTGGCGCCGTTCTTCCGGGAAAAGGGCTTCCCGCTCCTCGTCCAGGACGGGACCGCCGACCGGCACCGGCTCTTGGAACGTTTCCGCGCCTCGCCCGGAGCCGTCCTCTTCGGGGCGGACAGCTTCTGGCAGGGCGTCGACGTCCCCGGGGAAGCCCTCTCCTGCGTGATCCTCACGCGCCTCCCGTTCGGCACGCCGGACCATCCGCTGGCGCAGGCGCGGGCGGAGCGGCTCCAGGCCGCCGGGAGCGACCCCTTCCTCTCCTATTTCCTGCCGGAGGCGCTCCTCAAGTTCCGGCAGGGAATCGGGCGGCTGATCCGCAGCCGCCAGGATCGGGGCATCGTCGCCATACTCGATTCCCGCATCCTCACCAAGCGCTACGGCCGCTCCTTCTTCGCGGTCCTCCCCGATTGCCCGGTCGAGATCCTCGACGGCGATCCTCCGATCGTCTAATCTGCCGCTCCCCCCATCCGGCCCTCCTGATGCAGCAGCTGATCCTCGAGCCTCCTTACCCGCCGCGGGTGGTCCTCGAAAACGAGGACTTCCTCGTCGTCGACAAGCCGCCTTTCCTACTCTCCCACCCGACACGGCGGAACGACCGGCCGAGCGTGCTCGGCTGGCTCGGCAAGGAGCGGGGAGGAGCTCCGTTCTTCCTCGTCAACCGACTCGATCGGGAGACCAGCGGGCTGGTGCTCGTCGGCAAGAACGCTGCGGCCGCCTCCGCGCTCGGCCGGCTCATGGAGAAGAGGCTCATCGACAAGGAATATCTGGCGATCGTCCGGGGGAAGCTCGCCTGCGAATTTCTCCAGATCGACGCTCCCCTCGGCTATTTGGGCCTTTCCGCGGAGAATCCGGTGGCGATCCGGCAGGGTGTCCGGCCTGGCGGGGCCCCGGCCGTCACGGTGATACGCGCGCTCAGCTCGGGCGCGGAAGTCAGCCTCGTCCGCGCCTATCCCAAGACCGGGCGGCTGCACCAGATCCGAGTCCACCTCGCGTCGATCGGCCACCCGATCATCGGCGATAAGATTTACGGACCCGATCCCCACCTCTTCCTCCGGTTCGCGGAGCAGGGGTGGGGACCCGAACTGGCCGAGCATCTCGGCCTGCCGCGCCACGCCCTCCATGCCTCCCGGCTCCGCTTCCGCTGGCAAGGAAAGGAGTGGGAGGCCGCGGCCCCGCTTCCTCTCGACCTGAGGGGCTTCCTCGACCAGCGCGGCATCGCCGTCCCTCCGGGATGAGCAGCGGGCGCCGGCCCGGAGCCCGGCGACTCACTCCCCACCGAAAAACCGCTTGGCCCGCTCGAGAAAGCCTTGGTGCTGCGGATGGGTCCCGGGCGCGCAGCTGGCCGCGAAAGCCTCGAGCTTGGCGCGCTGCTCCGCGTTGAGGTGCGTAGGCACCTCGATCACCACCCGGACCAGCAGGTCGCCGATCCCGCGACCGTGGACATCGGCGACACCGCGGCCCCGCAGACGGAAAATCTGGCCGCTCTGGGTTCCGGGCGGAATCTTGAGCGTCGCCTTCCCGACCAGACAGGGCACGGTGACCTCCCCGCCGAGGGCGGCTTGCACGAAGCTGATCGGCATCTCGCAATAGAGGTCGTTTCCCTGCCGCTCGAATATCTCGTGCTTCCGGACGTGCACGACCACGTAGAGGTCGCCGGCCGGCCCGCCGAATGCCCCCCGCTCTCCGCACCCCGCCAGCCGCAAGCGGTAGCCGTCATCGATCCCGGCGGGAATCTTGATGGTCATCTCCGCCGTCTGCTTCATCCTGCCCTCCCCTCGGCAGGCAGTGCAGGGGCGCTCCACGACGGCTCCCGTGCCGTGGCACCGGGGGCAGGTCTGGGCCACGGTCAGGAACCCGCGCGTCACGCGCACCTGGCCCTGCCCGCGGCAGGTCGGGCAGGCCTTCCGCGCGGAGCCGGGGGCGACCCCGGTTCCCTCGCAGGCCGAGCAGACCTCCAGCTTGGGGAAGGCGATCTGCTTTTCGCAGCCCAAGACCGCCTCCTCAAAATCGATTTCGAGGTCGCAACGGAGGTCCGCTCCCCTTTCCTGGCGAGATCGCTTGCCCCCGCCGGAACCGAAGGCTTCCTCGAAGAGGCTCCCGAAGAGGCCCTCCCCGAAGAGGCCGGAGCCGCCGAAAACCTCCCGGAAAATCTCGAACGGATCGTGGAACCCGGCGGCCGTCGCCCCTGCTTGGGCCTCGAAGGCCGCAGGACCGTACCGGTCGTAAGCGGCCCGCTTTTCCGGATCGCTGAGCACCTCATAGGCCTTGCTCACCTCCTTGAACTTTTCTTCCGCAGCCCGATCGCCCGCGTTTCGATCGGGGTGATACTTGAGGGCCAGCTTGCGGTACGCCTTCTTGATCTCCTCGGTACTGGCTCCTTTCGCCACTCCGAGAATCTCGTAGTAATCATGGTCGCGCGCAGAGGTCATGGCGCCGGAATGCGGTTGGTCTCCGTTTCTTCCCTCTTTTCCTGACTGTCCCCGCCGGGCGCCGGCCTCCTGGCCACATAGACCAACGCCGGGCGGAGCAGGCGGCCTTTATATAGATAGCCGCTCCGCTTCTGGGTCGCGACAATCCCCTCTTCCAGCTCCTCAGTATCGACAAAGCCCACCGCCTCGTGCCGATGAGGATCGAACGGCTTGCCGACCGCCTCGACGGGCTCGACGCCCTCCTCGCGCAGGAGGGCTTGGAGCTGCGATAGGATCATCTTCATCCCCTGGGCGATCGACCGGCCATCGGTGGCCTTCTCCGCCGCTTCCACGCCGAGAACCAGATTGTCGAGGACAGGAAGGAGAGCTTGAAGAAAGGCGCCGTTGGCCAGCCGGATCGCCTCCTCCTTTTCCTTGGCCATCCTCTTGCGCGCGTTGTCCCAATCCGCCAAGGCGCGCAAGAGGCGATCCTGCAGCTCGTCCGCCTCCCGGGAACGCTGCCGCCAGCGCTCGATCCTCTCCCGGCTGACCACCAGAAAAGCCGGAGCGTCCTCCGCCTGAGGCTCCGGAGACACGGTCTTGCCCTCGTCGACAGTCATAACGGAACTTAAACCTTAGCTTCCGACCCGCTCGAGCGCAACAAGCGTCACGTCATCGGCCAACCCTCCGGAGGACCGAAAGGAGGCCAGCTCCCGAAAGAGCGCTTCGAGCGAAGCCCGCGCGTCAAGCCCCCCGGTCCTCGCGAGGGCGGCGACAAGCCTGCCCTTGTCGAACCTCGCGCCGCACGGGGCGAGCGCATCGATCATCCCATCGGTATAGAAGAGCAGGAGCTCCTCCGGCGCCAAAAACAGCGTTATATCCGCCAGAGCCGCATCGAAGGCCTCTCCCGAGTCGATCCCCAGGCAAAAGCCTGGCGCGTCGAGCTCGCTGACCCCAGAGGGCCGCCGCAGGAGCGGCGGCTCGTGTCCGGCCCGGGCCACGACAATCTCCCGGGTCTGCGTATTGACGACCGCATAGATCATGGCGACGAGGCTCCGCTCGACCAGGTCCCCGTACAGCAGGCGGTTGACGCGGCGCAACACGCCGGCCGGAGAAGGGCAGCCCGCAACCTGGGAGCGGACGGCGGTCCGGCACATCCCGCCCACCAGAGCGGCCGCCATCCCCTTTCCGGCCACGTCGCCGACCAGGATGCCGCAGTTGTGGGGATCGATGGGCAGGACATCACAAAAGTCTCCGCTCAGCTCTCCGGCCGGCAGATGGGCGATGGCCAGGCGAAAACCGGGCAGAGCCGGCAACGCTCGCGGGAAAAGGGAGGATTGAAAGAGGCTGGCGGCCATCAGCTCCGCCTCCAGGAGGCGCCTCTTCCTCCGGTTCTGCCTGGAAACCGGCCGGCTCAGCAGATGCAGAACCGCCTCCGCGACGGCCAAGGCAGCGGTGCGTTCCGGAGGCCGCAGCCCTCCGCCGGCGTCGCGATGAACGGCCAGCCAGCCGTTTCCGCGTAGCGGAAGGAGGGTCCAGGGCCCTTCGGCCGCGGCCTCCCTCTCTCCGCTCTCTTCCTTTGCCCGCATCCGCTCGGCGATCGCCCGCAACTCGTCCGATCGCTCCGGCGGCCCCCAGCATCCCTCGCTCGCTCCGGCCTCGCCGGAGAGCAGGCCGACGGCCGTAGCGTCGAGGAAGGCCCTCAAGCGCTCCAAGAGACTGGCAATCAGCGGATCCGGATCGGCCCCGGTTGCGAGGGCGCCTCCCAATTCGGCGACCCGCAGCAGACACTCGTGGTAAGAACCGGCAGGCTCTTCTCGTTCCGCTTCCACACCTTTCCTTGCCAAAAAAACAAAAGCTCCCGGACGGATCGCCCGCCACGCCGGAGAACGGGCAGCCCGGCTTCCGAGGCGGTCGGCTCAGCCGGGCGACGGGTCCCGCCGAGCGACTTCCGCGCCGAGATAGGAAACGAGGTCTTGAAACTTCGGCGCATTCCGGGGATCGCATGCCAGGAGGGTCTGGTGGGCCTGCAGAAGCAGCTCACCGGTCGTCTCCCTGCGGGGGACACCCGCCGCCAGCGGCCGCAGTCCCGCCCGATCGTAGGGAAGCGGGCTCTCCACGCACTCGAAGAGACGATCCAGCCCCAGCGTGCGAATCGATTCCAACACTCGGGGGCTGCCGCCGGCGACCTGAAAAGAGCCTCCGGCCTTCTTAAGCCGCAGCGCCGGACCCGCTAGAGTTCCTAGGAAGGTGCTGTCCAGATACGTGCACTCGGTCAGATCGACCAGCACCCTCTCCTTTCCCGAGGGAAGGGAATGATCGCAATATTGCCGCAGGGAAAACGAATGCTCGAAGGAACCCGCTCCGACGATCTTAATTACGACCACTCCCTGGCACTCCCCCGCCAGCACGACCCCTGTTCTCACTCGATAACACTATACCCGTCCGGCGGCCCGGTCCACCCGGCCGCCCCGTAACGCTCTTTTCGCTCCACGGTGGAAGCGGAAATCCTAAGCTCCCGGCCATGGCCGAGGCGAGAAAAATTCCTCGGCGGCCGTGTTGTTTTTTGGTAAGGGGCCCTCCGGATGTGTCGAACGACCGGATGTCTCCTGCGCGCCGTGGTGCTCGGCTCGGGGACCTCGCAGGGAGTGCCGATGATCGGTTGCCGGTGCGCAGTCTGTCGTTCGACCGATCCCCGCGATCAACGGACCCGGGCGTCCCTCTACGTGGACGACGGGGTCCTTCCATTTCTCATTGACACGGCGACCGACCTGCGGACGCAATGCCTCCGCGAGGGGATCGCCGACGTCGGCGCGGTCCTCTACACCCACCACCACGCCGATCATGTGCTCGGCCTCGACGACTTGCGGCGCTTCTGCGAGCTGCGCCGGGAACGCCTTCCGATCTTCGGCCCGGCCTCCACCCTGGATGTCCTCGCCCGCATGTTTCCCTACGCCTTCGAGCCGGCCGCGGATGCGTCCGGGTACGTCCGCCTCCGGCCGCAGGCCGTGGATGCCCCCTTTCCTCTCGGCAGCCTGACCGTGACCCCCTTGCCCGTCCCGCACGGCCGGATCACCACCTTCGGATACCTGCTTGAGCGCGACGGGAGAAAGCTCCTCGCATACCTGAGCGATTGCCAGGCGGTCCCCGAGAATATCCTCTGGACCATCCGCTCGGTCGAGGTGCTGATCATCGACGGCCTCCGGGACGAGCCCCATCCCACGCATCTGACGACGCAGGAAGCGGTCAAGGTCGCCCGGCAGGTCGAGGCGAGGCGAACCTACCTGACCCACCTCACCCATCACAAGAGCCATCGGCACCGGGAAGCCGAACTTCCCGAGGACGTCGCACCGGCGTTCGACGGGCTTTCGATCACCCTCTGTTGACCATGTGGATCGACACGCACGCCCATCTCGATTTTCCGGAGTTCTCCCGCGACCGGAAGGAGGTCGTCGCCCGCGCGCAGGCGGAGGGCATCGAACGGATCCTCCTCGTGGCCACCGACCTGGCGTCGAGCCGCACCTTGCTCGCCCTCACCCGGGAGCAGAAAATCCTCGCGGCCGCCGTGGGGATTCACCCGAAGAGCGCACAC from Methylacidimicrobium sp. AP8 includes:
- a CDS encoding RluA family pseudouridine synthase, whose protein sequence is MQQLILEPPYPPRVVLENEDFLVVDKPPFLLSHPTRRNDRPSVLGWLGKERGGAPFFLVNRLDRETSGLVLVGKNAAAASALGRLMEKRLIDKEYLAIVRGKLACEFLQIDAPLGYLGLSAENPVAIRQGVRPGGAPAVTVIRALSSGAEVSLVRAYPKTGRLHQIRVHLASIGHPIIGDKIYGPDPHLFLRFAEQGWGPELAEHLGLPRHALHASRLRFRWQGKEWEAAAPLPLDLRGFLDQRGIAVPPG
- the dnaJ gene encoding molecular chaperone DnaJ, which encodes MTSARDHDYYEILGVAKGASTEEIKKAYRKLALKYHPDRNAGDRAAEEKFKEVSKAYEVLSDPEKRAAYDRYGPAAFEAQAGATAAGFHDPFEIFREVFGGSGLFGEGLFGSLFEEAFGSGGGKRSRQERGADLRCDLEIDFEEAVLGCEKQIAFPKLEVCSACEGTGVAPGSARKACPTCRGQGQVRVTRGFLTVAQTCPRCHGTGAVVERPCTACRGEGRMKQTAEMTIKIPAGIDDGYRLRLAGCGERGAFGGPAGDLYVVVHVRKHEIFERQGNDLYCEMPISFVQAALGGEVTVPCLVGKATLKIPPGTQSGQIFRLRGRGVADVHGRGIGDLLVRVVIEVPTHLNAEQRAKLEAFAASCAPGTHPQHQGFLERAKRFFGGE
- a CDS encoding nucleotide exchange factor GrpE, which translates into the protein MTVDEGKTVSPEPQAEDAPAFLVVSRERIERWRQRSREADELQDRLLRALADWDNARKRMAKEKEEAIRLANGAFLQALLPVLDNLVLGVEAAEKATDGRSIAQGMKMILSQLQALLREEGVEPVEAVGKPFDPHRHEAVGFVDTEELEEGIVATQKRSGYLYKGRLLRPALVYVARRPAPGGDSQEKREETETNRIPAP
- a CDS encoding PP2C family protein-serine/threonine phosphatase is translated as MEAEREEPAGSYHECLLRVAELGGALATGADPDPLIASLLERLRAFLDATAVGLLSGEAGASEGCWGPPERSDELRAIAERMRAKEESGEREAAAEGPWTLLPLRGNGWLAVHRDAGGGLRPPERTAALAVAEAVLHLLSRPVSRQNRRKRRLLEAELMAASLFQSSLFPRALPALPGFRLAIAHLPAGELSGDFCDVLPIDPHNCGILVGDVAGKGMAAALVGGMCRTAVRSQVAGCPSPAGVLRRVNRLLYGDLVERSLVAMIYAVVNTQTREIVVARAGHEPPLLRRPSGVSELDAPGFCLGIDSGEAFDAALADITLFLAPEELLLFYTDGMIDALAPCGARFDKGRLVAALARTGGLDARASLEALFRELASFRSSGGLADDVTLVALERVGS
- a CDS encoding STAS domain-containing protein, producing MRTGVVLAGECQGVVVIKIVGAGSFEHSFSLRQYCDHSLPSGKERVLVDLTECTYLDSTFLGTLAGPALRLKKAGGSFQVAGGSPRVLESIRTLGLDRLFECVESPLPYDRAGLRPLAAGVPRRETTGELLLQAHQTLLACDPRNAPKFQDLVSYLGAEVARRDPSPG
- a CDS encoding MBL fold metallo-hydrolase, which produces MCRTTGCLLRAVVLGSGTSQGVPMIGCRCAVCRSTDPRDQRTRASLYVDDGVLPFLIDTATDLRTQCLREGIADVGAVLYTHHHADHVLGLDDLRRFCELRRERLPIFGPASTLDVLARMFPYAFEPAADASGYVRLRPQAVDAPFPLGSLTVTPLPVPHGRITTFGYLLERDGRKLLAYLSDCQAVPENILWTIRSVEVLIIDGLRDEPHPTHLTTQEAVKVARQVEARRTYLTHLTHHKSHRHREAELPEDVAPAFDGLSITLC